Below is a genomic region from Rhineura floridana isolate rRhiFlo1 chromosome 5, rRhiFlo1.hap2, whole genome shotgun sequence.
TTTCTTACACAAAAACATTGCATTCACCTTTATATTTAGAGTAATTATTGATACCTTTTTGCTCCAAAGCAAGGCACATTTGAGGAAGTACCTCATGGTGGCTGTGCATCAAATTTGTAAGAATTGTTCTGaactaattaaaaaaacacagggtCAACCAAACTTTGGTTCTTCCTCAGTTGGAACATGCAGGGAACATTCTTAGTCAACAAAAGCAATAGAATTCATTGTCAGCAGTAAGGCTTTACATACATAAAACCCAGAAATTGCCTGATAAGCCAGTTTATGGACTTGGAACCACAAATGGTTTCCACAGCCAGCTTGCTGTGTCTGAAATTCAGTGGGAAAGAATGTAAATGCACGGAAAGGGAGTAGTAGAGATGAGTGAAGCAGAGATCCAACATGTGGGAAGCTTCAATGATACAAAAGGCTCACCACTTCAGTCACCTTTTCAaagaaaactgggggggggaggcagagctaGCAAGCCCCGCCCATGTTTACAGTCTCCTAATTGTAACACCTGCATAGAACGCGAGTTTTAGCTTAAGATGCTAGCAGAGACTCAAGAAGGAAGTGAAGTACTGAAGATCCCTCCCCTCTCTAGGATTCAACTTTCCCACCTCACAATCTAACACACGGCAACATTTTTAAGTTAttagtaatttattttattaatattttatcaaGATCAGTGCAGAGCAGAGAGATGATCAGCAAACAACAATTTATATTTCATCTCAGTAATGAACTCACCAGATGGCTTCAGGCAAGCTACTATTCTCTTGctcacccccctccccatctgcaaAAGGAGATAGCAATATTATCTACCTCACATGGCTACTGTGAGGATTAATGAGATAATGTATGCAAAGGGAACACTAAATAATGAACTCTAAACGTTGCAAATATTATGCCGCATAATCCTAAAATAGTACTTTTGAAggtacttaaaaacaaaatgataaaTGTTCTTCTTGTATTGTTACCTGCAGTAAAATGTGTACTGCATCCCACTGAAAACCCCTGGTCAATGAGCGTGGCTTTATTATCCAAGTTAAAATATTATAGGAGAGAGTTTACTTCTTTAGAGTTTACCAGACCCCAAGGTCCACTAACTGGAGCCATGCACAAAATGCTAGCTCGAGGCAAACACAAATTACCTACTAATCCCCAGGAGCCACACGATGGGATAACCATGTACTTGTTGCATAGTCAAGTACAAATCTTAATATGCATCCGATGAGAAATTCTAAACCAAAACTCTAAAAGCTGGCCAGCACAGCTACACAAAGAGCTGGTTAAAAACAGTAACATTAACCTCGTATTTTACAGGTAAGGAACACTGGAGACAAGAGAAAAGCAAGTAGCACAAGCCGAGCCATGGTagagatttctttttttacttttcatttttcttgctATTCTAGCTGCACTAGAAGGGTGGGGTCACCATATCATGCAGCCCAATTTCAAGTAACGCATACAAGATCTAGATCCTGATTTACCGTCTGCCACCCATTTTATAGGAAATCCTTCAAACAGATACATTTATAGAAAATTGTGAAGAACTGTAAAATCCTCACACGTTCTTCTTCTTTCTTTACATTGTATCTTTTTTTGGCATTGTAGACTATAGTATATTGTACTTAATTTGAAAAGTATAATTATTAATCCTGCAGGGAGTAGGAGTGTGCTATCCCATTTCTCTGGAAGCAAACTAAAGCTGGTCCCAAACATATTTGTCAACTTGGAAGTGTCAAAATAAGAAATTCTGTTCATCTACCCATTCTGCTGTTGTGTGTAAAAGCCTGACAAGTGTTTTCCTCTGGCCCTTTCTACTGCAGGTGGACTCAATTTCATGCCCAGTCAAACCTACGTTGGACCATTCAAAAACACACAGCTATCCACCatgagatgattttttaaaaatagaacacAGCAACTCTCATGATGGGAAAAGCAATAAAACTAGATTGTTGACTGTTTTAGTAAGTCTGTGTTAATTAAGAAAAAGCAAAAAAAGGTGCAGAGAAGAACAATTAGATCAAGCTGTCTTGTGCACAACTACCGAAAAACATTACCAGCTGGCTCATACATATGCATATTTGCAGTGGGTCTGGCAAACTAGTTGCTGGCAGAAATCTTTAGTTTGCCCTGGGCAGGTAGCTAATTGCAAGGTTGCTACAGAATGGTTATTAAAACCACAACTGCTGTCAAACCCAGCAACAGAAGATATACACTTGATATTATACAGGAAATTCAATAATTCTGCTTGGCACATAACAAATATCTTCTGTTTATACACACAACCTAGACACGAGTCTGTTAAGAACGCAGCTAGTATAAAGTAGAAgcaattatttgttgttgttatataccttcaagtcgattccaacttatggcaaccctatgactcctttttttggttgtattcatagggttttcatggtaagaggtgttcagaggaggtttaccattgccttcctctgaggctagccccagctggctagggcctgctcagcttgccacagctgcacaagccagccccttccttgtccacaactgccagctggggggcaactgggctccttgggactatgccgcttgcccacggctgcacaggtggcagggcacataacccctgagccactcactgtgggggtgatctttagctggcccttgacacacaggagacacaagcggagatttgaactcacagactctggcctcccagccaggctctcctccccactgtgctataccagctgttagaaACAATATTAGAATTACTGAAATAAGTGGGGATTTTTACAGATTTAAATCTGACCAAATATCTTGATTTTTCATTCAGTATTATTTAGGATCAGGTCCATCTTTAAGGGGAAGCTGCGGAAAGCCCTAGTGTGAAACCCACAGGAAGTGGCAAGAGAGAAAGCCCATCTAAGATGAGCTGAAAGTTATGCAGCTAAATGACAGCTGTTGTGGCAATGAATTAGTCAGTCTTGGgaggtgccacaggactctttggCTTCACAACTATGCAAGCTGTATTCTCACAAGTATGTGTAAGATCATAATACTTGTCTTCCTTCCTGCAAGGGATGTTCCCTTAAAAGCTATTCAAAGTTAGTTATATGAAAAAACTAGAAACAGAGGAAGTATGCAAAAGGAAAACTTAATTACCTTTTCCACTAATATCTTGTAATGAACACAGCTACATCAGCATGGTCAAGAACCTGTTTTGTGAAATAATTTATAGATCCCAGAAAGTGGTATTTAATACTATTTAACAGAAATCCcatgtgcttttaaatatttAGAAGAACAAAATGGAACTGAAAATTCCAGCAATGTTCCTCTTTAAGATGTACAGTACATAACACACTAGGACTTGTTTGCTGTTTTTTTCTAAAGACAATTGCATTTTCAGTAATGGATGAAGGTGGTCCCTGGTTCACACaacaaatatatttatgtattagtTTTAGCCAACGTAAGATATTTTGATATGAAGATCACTCTCTTTATCATTAGAGAAATGTTTGCTCTGTGTACTATTTCATGTCCTTTGAATGATTCATtgcaaaatcaaaataaaacagtTTACAACATTTCAATCACTTACCGAAGATTCACTGTCTCTGACGAGGAAGTCCCCTTCCACTCCCCTTTCATTTAGAGCACATTCTGCCTGGTGCCGAGTAACATTCCCGTAATACCATTCTCTTCCTGCAAACCGTCCTGTAGAAGAGGGCCCTGTGTAGCTTATCGGAGGTGGGTGGGAAGTGTTAATCATAGGACCATCACTTAAGATTACTACATAGTTTTTTGGAACTAGACCGATTTGCCCTCGGGAATTTTTACATTTCCACCATTCTGGGTCATTTTCAGGTTTCTCTATGACTTCCATGGTTTCACCTTTTTCAAAGTTGAGCTCTTCTTCTGTGACAGAACTGAATGGATATAATGTCTGAACAACGTGAAGTACTTTCATGGCTTGGCCATTACTCATGGATGCTCCCTTCCTCAAGCTTAGAAAACTTGGTGAATCGGCGGTTGCTTCCTCAACTTCCTCTACTACATAGTTTGAGGGAAACCAGCCAATTTGTCCATTGTAACTCCCTctccaccagccatcactgcactTTTCCATAACAATGACTCGAGATCCTTTCACAAGAGATAATTCATCTTCCCTTTCTGCTACATAGGCAAATTTAACATATGCTGGGATGTTCAGATCATAAATCCGATCAGCACTGCTACCATTAGATGGGTATTCTGCATCAGTACTAGGGGTTGGTGAGGCGTCTCTGGCACTTGTCTTCCGCTTTGTTTTACCCAAacctgttaaaaataaaaatagaaatttcTAAAAAGCATTCAATAAAAAAAGTTTATTGATGTAATAAAGAACTGGAAAATACTAGATTTGTCAACAAAACAATTAAGACACTGAAGAAAGGAGCTATAATGCCAGAAAGCTGCCATGGGTAAAAAACTTAACTTTTACTAAATGAAGCTTTGATGTACCTTTCAGTGTATTTCTTTCCAAAGCCACTAGAGAATTAATAGACAAACAAAACTGTAGGCAACATGGAAAAGGAAAATACTATTTTTATAACCAGCTATAATGGGCCTTATATTGCACTGTGTGAATAACCTATCTTCACATGTAAATGGCCAGTTTTCCTTCAATTTTAGTTGCAGAGAAAGAAGTCCAGACAAGTTAACTaatgttgctatgtgccttcatgtcgattacaacttatggcgaccttatgaatcagcaacctccaacagcatctgttataaaccaccctggtcagatcttgtaagttcaggtctgtggcttcctttatggaatcaattcatctcttgtttggtcttcctctttttctactcccttccgttttccctagcattattgtcttttttcgtgaatcatgtctgctcattatgtgtccaatgtaatactaatactaataatactgggaggaaggacggaatatgaatctaataaataaaataataataataatagattagatttgttagtttcccaaaggtctccaaacaattagcaacacagttaaaaacaaaattaaatatatcataccataaaaacaaataataaaacaaccaccaccaccaccaccctcatacagccacagaaagctttggtagcacactaatacaaaacaacataatctcagtctatcaaatgcctgggaaaggcAAGTCTTTCCCtgttgctgaaaagatgtcaatgaaggcactagGCAAACCTCACCAGGGAGCGCATTCCacggatggggagccacaactgagaaggccctctccattgtcaccaccctccaagtctccctcagaggggggccAAGAGAAGTgtttcagaagaagatctaaatgttatgttatgttatgttaatgtttgtttattttggccaaacggccctcaaggcggcttacagaaaaagtaaacacaaatataaaaatacatcaacaaggcaatacatcaataaagcaatacattgtacaaaaaattaaattaaatataaaagTATTATATAGAAATATAAATAGGTAACACTAAGCTATAGTATTTAAACAGGCTCTTTATGCTATGAAGACACTTTGAAttctttatctatttatttatttattagatttctataccgccccatagccgaagctctctgggggaTATTCTTCCACTTGGGCATTAAACATCAGTTCTTCACTGTGATCTAATTGGGGACGGTAGGACAAAAAGAGCCAGGAGATCCCAACAAGGAGGGCTATCACTAGATTCACCACAATCCAGGGCTGGAGAATCTGTTCCTCTGCACCCGAGGTCCAGAGGCTTCCATCCTCTGAAGGTAGTGTGTACAAGTTGATTCTGTCACTCGTCATTTGCTGGCTCAGAGACAAGATAAGAGCAGCAAAATACAAGAAAGAAGCAATTGCTGATGGGTCCAGAGTAAGGAAGCCTCATAAAGTTAGTTGTCTAACTTTGTTAGTTGTCTAACAGTGGCTTCCactgacatgtattttaattcCACTGCAATTTATTGGATAATAGAACATTTAAACTAAGAAACTGTGTGTATATCTAAGATAAATATGAAGTTGTGCATTTTATTGGTAAGTTTTGACACTAAAAGATGTACACACATAGGCATAAAACCATAAGTCTGTTTTGTACTACCTACATTCTGACATGCAGCAAATTTGTGTAATTTGCCAATGTGCAACCAAATTGTGAGATCTCAGTGACAGAGTAGCATGATAATCACTAGGTCTGGTTCTGGAATGGAGTTAATACAAGACATCCCAAAGTCACAGCATCTCAGATTTAGAGGTATCATGCACATAACTTCATTCTGCTTTTAGTAGCATCTGATCTGCAGCGGAAAAAGATGCTGATAattactaaaaagaaaaaaacccaacaactggAGTGCAGTATTTTGAAGCATAGCACttccaaaaattaaaaagaatgccaacatatattttaaacaGCTAATAACATAAACTAATAAATGCAACCTTCACCAGTTCAAGCAACAGCATTCAATCTGAAAGTGACGATGATAAAAGATCTAACACAGGAACCTCTTTAATACCCCCCACGCGTTATTCTTAGTTGTATACCACTGAAAGTATTAACTTCATTATGGAATTTCAATTAGGTTGTAGGCTTGGTTTATCTGGGACAAGCAGAGACCAAGTGCGGTTTGGGATTCCAACTGCAGAAAAACAAGGACAACAAACCTAAAAATCATCCAGCCCTAACTGTACACATAATGGTAATACAACTAAAGTGAGTTAAGAATccaactatttttaaaaactatcACTGCAATATAGGATTTAACTCAAGTGATTTGACTAACATAAAGGAAATCATTCTGACATGAACAGACAAAAGCACACAGttgaaattacagaacaaaaataaaatactgcatcattttaaaaataaactctaTTCTAAACAGTGTGCTCTCACACATACCATTTTGGGTTGACTACATCACTGCTTAATTATACACCAAACAGTTCAACTTAAATGGCTGTCTAGGGGTAGCTGAACATACCTGATGAATTCTGGCAGATGATTCACCTAAACAATTATCTGCTGTACAAAATCTAAGATGAAATGGCAGCAGGGAAAAAATAGGGGGGGCACAATTATGCTTGTCAAATTAACAGTTGGCACAGTAACTAAATGGAAAAGGCCATTATTCCTTCAGATGTGTTCCACAGCTAActccctttcccctctttctATGTGCTTATCTACATAATTGTAACTAAAGACTTCTATCTAGCCTAAAAGTCAGTGGCCACACAAGTTGGCAAAGTAACAGCAAAGAACCCAAGCTATTGTGGTGTGAGATACAATTGCAGGAAAACAGTACTTCAGGCTCCAGTAGAAGTTGGCCACAATCTGTTCTACGATGAAAAATCCTTACGTCTGCCACTGAATAATGTCTGTGTATCAACATATCAAACATATACAAACCAGAGATAGTAACTGGAGGGATATTACTATCAAGAGTAGGTAGAAACTGAACAAGAACGTATCTCAGGTTAATGACCCCATTACTTCTCCATACAATTGTAGCGACTAAGCCATTTTCCATCTGAGTGGACACCTCTAGTAATTAAGATATCCAAATATTTAGAACAGGATCCTCCTAACTACAATTGAGTACAATTAATTTCAGAAATCAACACTAAACAAATAAAATCCATAAACAAATCCCCCCAAAACACAGCACTACAgtttttgatacttttcattaaTTAATGCTTCATGAGAGTCACCCATTCTTGTCTCCACAGGTCGTGAAAGGAGTCTGGGAAGGTAAGGGTAGTTGGCCTCTGGAAAAGCTGACCTGGAGCCTTTTGAAGAAGAAGGTGTTGAGGAAGAAGGTGTTGAGGCTTCTGTGCTCTTCTCCTGTTCTTCTGGAGGGTCCAGGATACACCTAGCCTTAgctactgaaaatggaaatggactgccttcaagtcgatcccaacttatgctgaccctatgaatagggatttcatggtaagcggtattcagaggaggtttaccattgcctccctctgaggctagtcctccccagctggctagggcctgcttagcttgccacagctgcacaagccagcccctaatttgtccacaactgccagctgggaggcaactgggctccttgggactatgcagcttgcccaaggctgcacaggtgacagggcacgtagcccctgagccactcactgtggggtaatctttagctggcccttgacacccaagcggggatttgaactcacagactctggcctcccagccaggctctccaccccactgtgctatataccAGCTAGTGCTGGGAAAAAGTCTGCCTGGAAAAGTCTGCCTTCGGAGGGAGGAGCCTCCAGCTCTTCCTCTGAAAGCTCCCCTTCCTCTTTGTCCTCAGAGGAAGATGGGCTCCCCGAGTCAGACAGTAACCCCAAAGTGGTTACCACAGCCTTACTATGCCTCCTCTTCCTACCCAGTAAGTTTTTGCCCttggctgctgttttgcccttagAAATATGCTTCTAACCTTACTGCCGCCCCTCCTGGACTCTGGGGATGACTGGGAGTGGAAGGGGGGAgaatgggaggaggaagaggatgagaAAGAGGATGAGGATACTGGAGAAGGAAACCTAGGTCACCTCTTTCTTTGTACACTCTTCTGGGAGtgctttctctttccacttttgtttttcttttcttgtgaaggaggggattgggtggtGAACCCACAGCGGAGGATGGACCTGCAGATTACCAGGATCCTATTCCCTGTACTTCTCTGACCACTATGCCTTTAATCCAGTCAAGGAATTTAGGAAATTCCTGTTCCCCCAGGAAATGCATGAATTCCGTACTCACCACTCCATTTGTGAACTGTGTGTGTTTGGCACCAAACCTTGGCCTTGCCCCTCTTGTATAAGGCAGGGGGCTGATGCCTCTGGCTCCTCTGAAAGGCAGCCCAGGTCTTCCTCTGCCATGGCAGCCTCGTGTGCTGTGGCCCCACCCAATTCTATGGTGGGGGTTGGGGGGCTGAAAAAGCCGCTCCTGTCCTTCACGGCCGCTGTAGAGCCCTTCACCGCGTTCTGTGCTATTGCAGGAACAGGGTCAGTAGCGCAGCAGCTGCTTGCTTTCAAAGGGGTCGCGTCTCTGCTGAAGAGAAAACGCGACCCACAGCTAACTCCCTCTTTGTGCCACCCGCGTTGGCACCAAGTGAAATCCTCCCCCCACTCTAGACTAGGGATGGCCAGGCGGGAGGGGTAACAAgggggaaaggaagaaagaaaaaaggtgaGGTTTTGAAAAAGAAACTACTGAGCTCTTAAGGAGCTCAGGAGGACCTGACCAATCGCTGCAGCAGGCAGAGCTGGTCTGGAGAGAGCAGGATGGCCCCTCCTCCAGGGTGAGGTCATCTGAAGTGGACTCTGCCTGTTGAACCAGAGGGAGGCGCCATCCTGAGGTAAATGACAACATTGCTTGTAAAGATTTATTCAGTACTAGCAAAATGCTCATCATTATGACAAACAGGGCAAGTGTTAAGAACCAGAGGCGTAGTATATTGCAAGGACCATGGTGGGATTCCCAACAGCTATGATCAGGCCATCTACTGTCATGGAAGAGAATAAACTCCATGACCATGCTGGTTTCTATATTACAAATAAGAAAAGGTCAATATTTAACCACAATGGGAACAGATATATTCAGTAAGAATTCATACAATGAAGAGTTGCAACAAAGTTACTTGCTACTGAATCTTCTTAGGAATTAAgtttcaaatacattaaaatccTGATTCAGAATTTGGCAAGCAGGCCTCATAACATTTGAAATGGGCCAGTGTTCAGAGTTAGGGTCTCCTACTCAAGTCCCCTCAAGCCCCCCCCCATCTCAGTAGCACTGACATGGCTAGCAATATGAATGCAACCTCTGCAAAGCCATCTTTTCAGTCCATGTATTTTGGCAGCAGATAAAGATACCTGTTTCTTTAGCCTTGTGCCATTTTCTAATTATAGCTTGCAACATTCGGTTTGCAGTGAAATCATGTTTATACCAAGCCTTCACTTGTTTTTGCACATTTGTAGGTTCTGCTGCTGAGTTAATTAATTTTAGCATTTTAAAACTCCGCATTCTCCAGGTGAAAAAACAGAAATGCTTAAAGTGGTAGCTCTTCTTTCAGCTTACACTTGCCACTATTTTACCTGTTATATGCGAGAGTGACCGACTGTAGATTAtatataaaattgtatttttagttTTCTTGTAATAATACAATTATTTTGGAGGTTTTGTTATTAAGTCATAGTGAGCGCATGTCTGGCCATGCAATCGCTATGTCAATTCATTGTAAAAATTATTTACCAGACAAGATTATTAGGAAGAACAGACTTTCCAAAATACAACTctgtataatatttttaaaagaaactgttGAAAGGAAATCAATTAAAGGTGCTTTATAACTAATGAAGAAATTTGGACATCCAGTGATAAAACTGGATCAAGGAGCTCATTACAAACCTGAAACGTAAGGGGAAAGCACAAACCCAAGCCAAATAAATTGAACACCTTATCACTGAATCCATGAACAGTCTACCCACAGAAACTCCATCCTGTAAGAACTGAATTTCAGTTTACCATCCATCACCCAACTCAAATCCAAGCATTTCCACCACCTCATCTAATTCAGAGATAAAGGAGAGAACTGGGCattatcagcatattgatgacactgtgagccaaatccccagatgacttgcccagcagcttcatatgaaTGTTTAACAGTATGAATGACAAgctggaaccctgagggacccatAGCACCAGTGCCAAAGAATGAAGAAAAAATCCCTTCCAGGAACAGGCCTCCACATAGGAGTGGAACAATTCTAACACCATGCCCCAAAATACCAAATCATAGAGCCAATTCAGAAACATATAATCACTGATGGTATGGTATCAAAAGCAACCAACAAGATCACACTCCTCCATCTCTTTCCCAGCATCATTCAGTAATCAGAGCCAAGgtagggaacccttttcagtcAGAACACTTTACCTTGGTGGAAAGCTGTTGGGAAACCCATTTCACTAGTTGGCAGGGCTAGCCTCTCACACAAAATGCTATTTCCGATGGAAACAGAAGCATATATTTAATTCTTAGTAACTCCACTTCTGTTTCACTGTCCattttctctattttttttaaaaaaaactaagtcTGTGCTGGGCAAAAGAA
It encodes:
- the NCK2 gene encoding cytoplasmic protein NCK2 — encoded protein: MTEEVIVIAKWDYTAQQDQELDIKKNERLWLLDDSKTWWRVRNAANKTGYVPSNYVERKNSLKKGSLVKNLKDTLGLGKTKRKTSARDASPTPSTDAEYPSNGSSADRIYDLNIPAYVKFAYVAEREDELSLVKGSRVIVMEKCSDGWWRGSYNGQIGWFPSNYVVEEVEEATADSPSFLSLRKGASMSNGQAMKVLHVVQTLYPFSSVTEEELNFEKGETMEVIEKPENDPEWWKCKNSRGQIGLVPKNYVVILSDGPMINTSHPPPISYTGPSSTGRFAGREWYYGNVTRHQAECALNERGVEGDFLVRDSESSPSDFSVSLKASGKNKHFKVQLVDNVYCIGQRRFNTMDELVEHYKKAPIFTSEHGEKLYLVKALQ